One genomic segment of Ricinus communis isolate WT05 ecotype wild-type chromosome 5, ASM1957865v1, whole genome shotgun sequence includes these proteins:
- the LOC107261500 gene encoding GDSL esterase/lipase At1g29670-like, with translation MARPTKVHISLAMFLVIIACLKQYSVNGEPKVPCYFIFGDSLVDSGNNNNLATTAKVNYPPYGIDFPDGPTGRFCNGRTTADVIGELLGFENFIPPFLSANGTEILKGVNYASGSAGIRTETGKQLGVNVDLSTQLQNHQVTISHIIDILGSKDSATQHLNKCFYSFVIGNNDYINNYFLPQFYNTSIQYTPEQYAEVLIEEYSQRIMKLYNSGARKVALTGIGPIGCTPGAVNSYDTNGSLCVDSMNQAANFFNNRLQLLVDELNSNLTDAKFIYLNTYGIVSEYAASPGFDIKINGCCEVNEFGLCIPYDDPCEFRNLHLFWDAFHPSEIANKISAGISYLSLKKIFEVYEPADTLVKTS, from the exons ATGGCTCGTCCGACAAAAGTACATATTAGTTTGGCCATGTTTCTGGTTATAATTGCGTGCTTGAAGCAGTATTCTGTTAATGGAGAACCAAAAGTGCCTTGTTATTTCATTTTTGGAGATTCCTTGGTTGATAGCGGCAATAACAACAATCTTGCTACCACTGCTAAAGTCAATTATCCGCCCTATGGGATTGATTTCCCGGATGGTCCGACCGGAAGGTTTTGCAATGGTCGGACCACGGCTGATGTAATTG GCGAGCTCTTAGGCTTTGAGAACTTCATACCACCGTTTCTAAGTGCGAATGGCACAGAAATACTTAAGGGTGTAAACTATGCATCTGGCTCAGCAGGAATTCGAACTGAAACCGGCAAGCAAttg GGTGTTAACGTCGACTTGAGTACGCAGTTGCAAAATCACCAAGTTACTATCTCACACATAATTGACATTCTAGGAAGCAAAGACTCAGCTACCCAGCACCTAAATAAATGCTTCTATTCATTTGTAATCGGAAATAATGATTACATTAACAACTACTTCTTGCCCCAATTTTACAATACAAGCATCCAATATACACCTGAGCAGTATGCAGAAGTTCTTATAGAAGAGTATTCTCAACGCATTATG AAATTGTACAATTCTGGAGCAAGAAAGGTGGCCTTGACTGGGATTGGTCCTATAGGCTGCACCCCGGGAGCTGTTAATTCCTATGACACAAACGGTTCCTTGTGTGTAGATTCAATGAACCAGGCAGCAAACTTTTTCAACAACCGCCTTCAATTACTTGTAGATGAACTCAACAGCAACCTAACTGATGCAAAATTTATCTACCTGAACACATATGGAATCGTTTCAGAATATGCTGCTTCTCCAG GTTTCGACATTAAAATCAACGGTTGCTGTGAAGTAAATGAATTTGGTCTTTGCATACCTTATGATGATCCATGTGAATTTAGGAATTTGCACTTGTTCTGGGATGCATTTCACCCATCTGAAATTGCAAACAAGATCAGCGCAGGAATATCATATCTGTCTTTGAAGAAGATTTTTGAAGTCTATGAACCAGCCGACACGCTAGTCAAAACTAGCTAA